The stretch of DNA ccacttggtgtgtgctggggctgagactaaagttTCTCACATgcttgggctatttctggagttgaacgccaggttgtaacgtgttttgggcgctgaactccagcttgtaacctgtttctggcgctggacgccagacagcagcatgaaactggcgttgaacgccagtttacatcgtctatcttcgcgcaaagtatggactattatatattgctggaaatccctggatgtctactttccaacccaattgagagcgcgtcatttggactcctgtagctccaaaaaatccattccgagtgcagggaggtcaggatccaacagcatcagcagtcctttttcagcctaactcagatttttgctcagctctctcaatttcagccagaaaatacctgaaatcacagaaaaacacacaaactcatagtaaagtccagaaatatgattttttcctaaaaactaataatattctactaaaaactaattaaaacatactaaaatctacatgaaattacccccaaaaagcgtataaaatatccactcatcagcgTGCCATTTCCAGCTtctggcgtggcacgccaatacatttttgtgtcatttgttccaagtggcacacctgcttcacacgccccacttgttttgttgttttctttcccattttttatgtcttctccacctgaaattcagcacaaactcatttcaatGCAATGTATtatgatattcatcaattaaggcatgaattgcaatgatcaaatgagattatgcctcttttatggtcctttttatgcaagaaaaatgGTAGATGATGTAAGATCagtggtggccacaccaaacttaatctctgggcTTACTCTTCAAAAATTAGTTTATCCAAATGGTTGTAAGCCTAGATTTAGTAGGtgagtggccacaccaaacttagcttttCAGCTAGTTCTTTGCCCAATCACTCATCATCAATAAATGCCCTCATCAAGTTGCACTTCCAAAAAATAGGAGACAAAATAATTCATAAAGCTATCCTAACTATCAAAGCTGAAATTAAATTTCCTAAGCTAATATTCATAATCTACTTTTAAGAAAGCAACAAATCAAAAGGATATAAAGTGTTAGGGTGCCTCCTAACTAgagcttctttattgtcactagcttgacactcCTCCATCTTTAGTTGAGCTTATAGCTCACTCTCTGCTCCTCTAAGGAGCCTTCCAAGTAGTGTTTggcatccttgattagctttcTCCTCATGTGTTTGTTGATGTTGGTTGGTAGTTCCCCAATAGCCTTGAAGTTAGCTATGTCTGCAATCCAAGGGGCTACTTGGATCATCATCAACTGCTCATCAGGGAAGCTTTCATTTACTGCAACTTTatgcttctcttcttcttcttgtggaatTCTTGAGAGGTGGTCAGCTATCCTATTCTCTGCTCTACTCCTGTCTTTAATCTCAATGTCAAACGCTTGGAGTAGCAGAATCCATCTTATTAATCTGGGCTTGGATTCTTATttggtaagcaagtatttgagtgctgcataatcagtgaatacaattactttagagccaataagatatgatctaaacttgtcaaaagCAAAGACTATGGCTAAAAGTTctttctctgttgtggtgtagtTCCTTTTAttctcattaaggaccttgctagcatagtaaataacaTGTACTAGCTTGTCTTTCCTCTGTCCTAGAACGGCaccaacagcaaaatcaaatGCATCATACATTAATTCGAAGGGAAGATCCCAGCTAGGTGGTGCTATAATAGGTGCAGAGGAGAGTCTCTTCTTAAGCTCATCAAAGGCTACCATGCACTCTCTATCAAAAACAAAGGGAGTATTTAAGACAAGTAGGTTACTAAGAGGCTttgcaatctttgaaaaatctttaataaacctcctatagaacccagcgtgtcccaaaaagcttctgattgcctcgacattgcaaggtggaggTAACTTCTCTATTACTTCCACCTTTGCCTTGTCCACTTCTATGCCATTTTTAGAAATCTTGTGACCAAGAACCACCCCCTCAGTTACCAtaaaatggcacttctcccagtttaaaaccaagttggtttcttggcacctctttagcaCTAGGGCAAGATGACATAGGCAATCAGAATACGAATTTCCAAACAtggaaaagtcatccatgaatactTCTATGAACTTCTCAACCATGTCTAAAaatatggagagcatgcacctttggaatgttgcaggtgcattacacaatCCAAAGGTCATCCTCCGGTAAGCGAAAACTCCTTAGGGACAAGTAAAAGAGGTTTTCTCCTGGTCCTTGGGGTCTACAACTATTTGGTTGTAGCCAGAGTAACcgtccaggaagcagtagtattcatgttCTGCGAGtctttcaagcatctggtccATGAAGGGTAGGGGAAAATGGTCTTTCCGGGTAGCTTCATTGAGTTTCCGATAGTCAATGCACATGCGCCATCCGGTCACTGTCCTTATGGGTATCAGTTCGTTCTTTTCATTTGACACAAGAGTAATCCCTCCCTTCTTTGGGACTACTTACACCGGGCTTACCCAAgggctgtctgagatggggtaaaTCACCCCAGCTTGCCATAACTTCAACACCTCCTTCTGGACCACTTCATTCATAGTTGGATTCagccttctttgttgttgtcttgAGGGCTTAGCACCCTCCTCAagcaggatcttgtgcatgcacatTAAGGGGATGATCCCTTTTAATTCTGTAAGTGTCCAACCTATAGCATCCTTGTGTTGGATAAGTTCCTCTTCTTGCTCCTAACTCAAGCTTgagttgatgatcactgggtagGTGCTGTTGCCACCCAGATACACATATTTTAAGCTTGGTGGTAAGGTCTTCAGCTCTAGTTTTGGTGCCTCTTCTCCATTGTCATCTTTGTGGTTTGTCATGATTGAACTTTCCAAGGCTCCTTGTGGTAGTTCTCCACGTGGTATTTGTTGCTCCAATTCCATAGTTCCTTCACATTGCTCTTCTTCCAAAACCCCTTGAACTATTTGTTCTATGGTGTCCACTTTGGGGTAACTCATTGCCTTGAAAACATTGAAGACCATCTTCTCTTCATGTAATCTCAAGACTAGTTCCCCTTTTTGCACATCAATGATGACTCTAGCAGTAGCTAGGAATGGCCTTCCTAGGATAATTGAAGtgttagcctcttctttcatatcCAGCACAACAAAGTCAGCCGGGAAAATGAATTCTCCCACTTTCACCAATAAATCTTTCACTACTCCATGTGGAAACTTGAATGTTCTGTTAGCCAGTtggagtgccattcttgttggttttgCTTCCTCAATTCTCATCCTTCTCATCATGTTCAGGGACATGAGAATAATGCTAGCTCCCAAGTCGCATAAGGCCTTCTCAATATTGATATCCCATATGATGTAGGGGATTTGGAAATTCCATGGGTCTTTTATTTTCTAGGGGAGTTTCTTTTATATGATGGCACTACACTCCTCAGTTAGCACTACAGTCTCCTTTTCTCCccagtttctttttcttgtcatgagttccttcaagaacttggcgtaGAGGGGCATTTGCTCTAGTGCTTCAGCAAATGGTatattgatttggagctttttgAAGATCTCCAAGAATCTGGAAAACTGGCCATCCTTCCCATCCTTCCTTAGCCTTTGTGGATATGGTGCCCTTGGCACATAAGGCTTTAAGATTGGCTTTGGTGAAGATGGGTTAGGGGTCTCTTCTTTATTCTTGTTTTCAGGTTTTTCTGCAGCTTCTTCTTTATGGTTCTCCTGGCTTGGGGTTGCCTCTTCTACCACCTTTCCACTCCTAAGTGTGATGGCTTTGCATTCCCCTCTTGGGTTGGCCATGGTGTCACTGGAAAATGTGTGTGTAGGCATTGAAATTTTCTTGGTTAAGAtccccacttgtgcttccagcTTTGAGATTGTTGCACCTTGATTCTTCAGATTCGATCTGTATTCTTCTTGGTTGGCATCTATCTTCCTGTCACCTTGTGCTTGTCTCTCCAAAAGGGTGCAAATAACCCCTGTGAGCTGTGATGATAGCTGTGTTATTATAGCCTCTACTCTCTCAAAGTTACCTCTGATCTCGCATGGTTGTGAAGTTGAGGTTAATGTGTCTTGATGGTGGTGTGTTTCTGGGTGGAAGGGTATCATGGGTGAGGTGGATTGTGGTAGGGTCTATTGTTGTTTGATTGATGGTTGGGGTGGTGCTTGAGCTTGAACCACTGCAACTTGATTATTCTCCATCTTCTTTGTCAAGGTTTTTAGTTATGCTGAAATTGCCTTGTTTTGTGACAACAAGGCATCTACAGAGTTAAGTTCCAGCACCCCCTTCTTTTGGCCCCTTTCtaaagcatagaagtagtcattctcagctacagttttaatgacatctatggcttcctcaatggtcttGTTCTTGTTGAGTGAACCCCCTGAAGAGTGGTCCacagccttctttgattcataggttagtccttcatagaaaatgtgaagctgcacccattcattaaaCATTTCTGGTTGGCATTTTCCCATTAGatccttgaacctctcccaAACCTCAGAGTGTTTCACCATCTAGCTGATGaaggtttgcacctcagctcttagcctgttgatcctctgtggagggtaaaatcttgctagaAATTTATTCACAACATCTTCCCATGTGGTTAGGCTCTCCTTGGGGAATGCTTCTAGCCACTTTGATGCCTTGTCTCTAAGTAAGAAAGGGAACAAAAGTAGCTTGTAGGTGTCAGGGTGTACCTCATTggactttacagtatcacatatcctcaagaatgtgttgagatgttgatttggatcttcttgggcacttcctccatATGAACAATTATTTTGGACTagtgtgatgagttgaggtttcaactcaaaattgttagcATGAATTGTTGGCTTGAGGATGCTGCTGCCATAGTTTCCTGTATTTGggttgatgtaggagcctaagGCTCTCCTCTCTTGCCCAGCTTGATTGCCAGCACCTTCTCCAACATTGTCATGCACTTCGTCATCCATCGTGGTTGTTAAATCTTCTTCCACTGGCTCTTCTCCAACTATGCCTTGACTTCtagcttccctccttaatctaaggaaggtcctctcaggttcactaTCAAAAGAGGATGAAGTTTCTCCccttctacctgtcatacattCAACATATAGCAAGAAAAGGGCAAGTGAAAGAATCACCTCAGTTAAGATTAGTGGTTAGCTTGATTGATGTAATTAATCAAACAGTTAGAAAAGTGGAAGTATAAACAATGAATAGCTAAAACGATcccaaaaagaagagaaagaaaagcagAGATTAGAAGGGAATTTAAAGAtcacaagaaaaaagaaaaagaaaaagaacaaggtAGATGAAAAAgcttaatctagctctccaatcaatttaatcattgtcaaattcaaaccaatccccggcaacggtgccataaaacttgatgagtCTGGATTCACTCCCTCCCAATAAAATTGATGAATTTGCTCCTTGGCAAGTGCActaaaattatcgtcaagtaacaacccacagtggagtgggatcgtatccacagagattagtagatttgaacaattttaattaattggtgaattagtcaagcctAAATAGAATAAGTTGTGAAtccagaattataaatggcagaaacataaatggcaaaagaataaaggaaagcaataaggTGCAGAAATAGAAATGGCAAGAATATAAAAGGGAGTGGGAATTTGCAAAATGTAAATGaaagctataaaagaatgggagagataagaatggggaaattcattgagatcaggagatattgtctctttggattaaatccagcttatatgatcttcaatcatgcaactcattgacctcttggcaaccatgattgattgagccccaatcccttggtgactcaatctctcagatcttgatcaatagccaattctttggtctaattgctcatgaagagagatatgcttggtccctgattataccacacatccttgtaggtccaggtagagggaggattatatgtcaccatatccaaacaccaaaatccagatcctactcaagtgtgagaagggatttctagcatggtttcatgtttcctttttcaagGTTCctatgaaacccattttgcattcaacatcttttccaagatgattgaacactaagcatgaagaacaaaattccttctagcaaatcaaagagaagatgaagagaagaagaaattcactgtcattaatccatcaagtacaatagagctccctctctcaatgagagggaatttagctactcatagctcagaaAGAAAGTACAAtagatggaagagatgaagtgtgaaaAGTGAAAAACTAAAACTCCATAATCCCCTACTGAGATAGTGATGAATAACCCCTTTTTCTACTACTTccagggtatttatactactcctagatctagaaataaagaaaaatacaaaagtgaaaaggaaaattacaatttggcgggaaaagaaactcaacaaacGTGATCTTCCAGCTGGCATGTGACTGGCGCTCCTCTGGCGTGTCACGCTCCCTTTGTTTCAATCTTGGCATGCCCCGCCTCACcattcaagtggcatgccttcCTCCATCAcatccctggcgtgccacgcctttcataccaagtggcacgcccagggctCTTTAAAGTCCTCAagtagcttggcgtgccacgccttcgagccaaagtggcacgcccaggcctTTTCCCATATCTTCATGATTCTGGAAACTTGTaccagcgtggcacgcccaggatCTAGCGCGCCACACCCCTCTAAATGCTTTATCTTCttgttggcgtgccatgcctcatCATCCAAGTGGTACTCCCAGTTCATTTGGCCCTTTATCTCCTTCTCTGGAAAAcactaccagcgtgccacgccatgggactggcatgccacgccccttCACTTGCCTTGGTTTCAAGAGTTGGCATGCCACACCTAgacattcaagtggcacgccaaagttGGATAATTgagctagcgtgccacgccttcgatacccaagtggcacgcccagcgtTGTTTGGCCTCCTCAAGtgctagcgtgccacgcctgatcatgcaagtggcacgcccaagtgagaTATGTgagctggtgtgccacgccttcgacaccaaatGGCACGCCTAGCTTTGGTTTGGGTATTCTTTGTGTATTGGCATGCCACGCTTGgacattcaagtggcacgccttagtgggactcttgagctggcgtgccacgccttcgacaccaagtggcatgcccagctTTTGCTTTGCCTTCTTGTtcattggcgtgccacacctagttgctcaagtggcacgtccAGATCTCATTAGCCTTCAACCCCTTCTCTGGATTCttataccagcgtgccacgccatgttgcccaagtggcacgcccattcaattgtgggtctcttaggcttggcgtgccacgccttgatcctcaagtggcacgcccaagtaaATTCtggaactggcgtgccacgcctttgatacaaagtggcacgccctagTGATGACTCTTCTAGGTAAtgaattggcgtgccacgcccagcttctggcgtgccacgtccCTTTGATGGTCTTCATTATTGCTCTCTGGAATGTTGTACCAgcatgccacgcccagcttCTGGCATTTATCACAAGGATACTTATCCTCAAGCCATGAGCAGGATGAAACCATTATCCTCACCATAGTTGGGAATTGAACCGAAGGGAATCCTCAACCTTCTATCTAATTCCCTGATGCATCAAGAGAGGAAGTTCCAACCTCAAACTTGTCTACCGCAACAAGAGAGGGAATCCTCAACCTCAACTTATCTATTCGTAAGTAGGATCAAACCACCATCCTTACCGTAAGCAAGAAAAAACCATCATGCCTATAACATTAATAACGCAAGCGGGACAAAATCCACGTCCTTGTTAGTCAATAATCATTATCAACCAAAcctattatcatcatcaaatttATCATTAATCATAGTCGCTAGtatatatatctcaatcatAGTTTTCAACCTAAGCCTCATATGAATCCTTAATTTTTGATCTAAGCCTCTAATCAATTCAATCCAATCCTAGTCATAACCTTAACCAGCCTCATAAAGCATAAGTCATCATAACCCTCATTCACATACacatatgtgtgtgtgtgtgtgtgtgtaaccGGAGGGAATCCTCAACCTCCCTAATTCGTGAGTGAGATTAAACCACCGTCCTCACCATGGGCGGGACAAGACCACCATTCCTACAACATCATACCGCAACCATGAACAAGCAAGATGGAACACTTGTCATTGCCCGGTGCAGGTGCCAAATCAATACCCAAGTGGGACGAAACCCACGACCTTGCCACGCAAGTGAGATAAAACCCCCC from Arachis duranensis cultivar V14167 chromosome 4, aradu.V14167.gnm2.J7QH, whole genome shotgun sequence encodes:
- the LOC107484405 gene encoding uncharacterized protein LOC107484405; the protein is MALQLANRTFKFPHGVVKDLLVKVGEFIFPADFVVLDMKEEANTSIILGRPFLATARVIIDVQKGELVLRLHEEKMVFNVFKAMSYPKVDTIEQIVQGVLEEEQCEGTMELEQQIPRGELPQGALESSIMTNHKDDNGEEAPKLELKTLPPSLKYVYLGGNSTYPVIINSSLS